In Ranitomeya variabilis isolate aRanVar5 unplaced genomic scaffold, aRanVar5.hap1 Scaffold_398, whole genome shotgun sequence, a genomic segment contains:
- the LOC143790556 gene encoding uncharacterized protein LOC143790556 isoform X2, translating to MFPLIISSNCIITQDFYDVTSAHLLLIQVSTISDPLGEDLHKKIFLIYPSKMDMDREKMAEKILHLTLEILFRLTGEDYTVVKKTSSERCQDPVSEGWGRPLSPIMGPPPHPLIHEDINDQKILELTYKMIELLTGEVPIRCQDVAVYFSMEEWEYLAGHKDMYKDIMMEVPQPLTSPDLSSKRTTPERCSRPLLPQDCKQEDPNFPQDHQGEYLTHINTTETYVRGDECCKEEIPTYDYPADDCTRRSEGQLTSSIFKSDDLEIPQDATELNAMTSDIPSSLHSKVLSSDLLKQVLSPDLLLTTKENESHTISIKTQSAPKEKKSFSHSEYGNTINQRTHTAVVKHQRTHTGEKPFSCSECGKCFKQKSALVKHHRTHTGEKPFSCSECSKCFNEKSVLVKHQRTHTGEKPFSCSACGKCFNQKHKLVIHQRTHTGENAFSCSECGKCFNQKSYLHKHQRIHTGEKPYSCSECGKSFNEKSVLVKHQRTHTGEKPFSCSACGKCFIEKQKLVIHQRTHTGENAFSCSECGKCFNQKSYLLKHKRIHTVEKPYSCSECEKCFNHKYKLVTHQRTHTGEKPFPCSECGKCFNEKSVLVKHQRTHTGEKPFSCSECGKCFNQKHKLVIHQGTHTGENAFSCSECGKCFNQKSYLLKHQRIHTVEKPYSCSECEKCFNHKYKLVTHQRTHTGEKPFSCSECGKCFKHKTILFKHQRTHTGENPFSCSECGKCFNQKSALVTHHRTHTGEKPFSCSECGKCFNEKSGLVKHQRTHTGEKPFSCIACGKCFIEKQKLVIHQRTHTSENTFSCSECGKCFNQKSYLLKHQRIHTGEKPYSCSECGKCFNEKSDLVVHHRTHTGEKPFSCSECGKCFNHKYKLVTHQRTHTGEKPLSCSECGKCFNQKTNLFKHQRTHTGVKYFSCTECGKYFNHKFILVAHQRTHTGEKPFSCSACGKCFVNKSNLLSHQRTHTGEKPFSCSECGKCFNHKRNLVVHQRTHTGEKPFSCSACGKCFTQKPNFVKHQRAHTVEKPFCCSECGKCFKHKSDFVMHQRTHTGEKPFSCSECGKCFKQISDFVSHKRIHSREKPLSCD from the exons ATGtttccccttattatctccagtaattgtattattacacaggatttttatgatgttacatcggctcatcttcttctcattcaggtctctacaatatcagatcctctcgGGGAAGATCTACATAAGAAAATTTTCCTGATTtatccatcaaagatggatatggacagagaaaaGATGGCAGAgaaaatattacacctcaccctagagatcctcttccggcttactggagag gattacacagtagtgaagaagacctctagtgagcgctgtcaggaccctgtgtctgagggatggggaagacccctgagcccaatcatgggtcctccacctcaccccctgatccatgaggacatcaatgaccagaagatcctagaactcacctacaagatgattgagctgctgactggagag gttcctataaggtgtcaggatgtcgccgtctatttctccatggaggagtgggagtatttagcaggacacaaagatatgtacaaggacatcatgatggaggttccccagcccctcacatcaccag atctatccagtaagaggacaacaccagagagatgttccCGTccgcttcttccacaggactgtaaacaagaagatcctaattttcctcaggatcatcag ggtgaatatctgacccatattaatactacagagacatatgtgaggggtgatgagtgttgtaaagaggagattcccacatatgactacccag cagatgactgcacccggagatcagagggacagctgacatcttcaatttttaaatcggaTGATCTTGAAATCCCACAGGATGCAACTGAATTGAATGCCATGActtcagatataccatcatcccttcacagcaaagttcTGTCATCTGatcttttgaaacaggtcctgtctcctGATTTATTACTGACTACAAAGGAAAATGAAAGTCACACAATAAGCATTAAAACACAATCTGCTCCTAAAGAAAAGAAGTCATTTTCacattcagaatatggaaataccataaaccaaagaacccacacagctgtggttaagcaccagagaacccacacaggggagaagccattttcctgttcagaatgtgggaaatgttttaaacagaaatcggctttggttaagcaccacagaacccacacaggggagaagccgttttcatgttcagaatgtagcaaatgttttaacgagaaatcagttttggttaagcaccagagaacccacacaggggagaagcctttttcctgttcagcatgtgggaaatgttttaaccagaaacacaagcttgttatacatcaaagaacccacacaggtgagaacgctttttcttgttcagaatgtgggaaatgttttaaccagaaatcatatttgcataagcaccagagaattcacacaggggagaagccttattcatgttcagaatgtgggaaatcttttaacgagaaatcagttttggttaagcaccagagaacccacacaggggagaagcctttttcctgttcagcatgtgggaaatgttttatcgagAAACAGAAGCTTGTTATacatcaaagaacccacacaggtgagaacgctttttcctgttcagaatgtgggaaatgttttaaccagaaatcatatttgcTTAAGCACAAGAGAATTCACACAGTtgagaagccttattcatgttcagaatgtgagaaatgttttaaccacaaatataaactagttacgcaccagagaacccacacaggggagaagccttttccctgttcagaatgtgggaaatgttttaacgagaaatcagttttggttaagcatcagagaacccacacaggggagaagcctttttcctgttcagaatgtgggaaatgttttaaccagaaacacAAGCTTGTTATACATCaaggaactcacacaggtgagaacgctttctcctgttcagaatgtgggaaatgttttaaccagaaatcatatttgcttaagcaccagagaattcacacagttgAGAAGCCttattcgtgttcagaatgtgagaaatgttttaaccacaaatataaactagttacacaccagagaacccacacaggggagaagcctttttcctgttcagaatgtgggaagtgttttaaacATAAAACTATTTtgtttaagcaccagagaactcacacaggggaaaatccattttcctgttcagaatgtgggaaatgttttaaccagaaatcggctttggttacgcaccacagaacccacacaggggagaagccgttttcatgttcagaatgtggcaaatgttttaacgagaaatcaggtttggttaagcaccagagaacccacacaggggagaagcctttttcctgtatagcatgtgggaaatgttttatcgagAAACAAAAGCTTGTTATACATCAAAGAACCCACACAAGTGAGAacactttttcctgttcagaatgtgggaaatgttttaaccagaaatcatatttgcttaagcaccagagaattcacacaggggagaagccttattcatgttcagaatgtgggaaatgttttaacgagaaatcagatttggttgtgcaccatagaactcacacaggggagaagcctttttcctgttcagaatgtgggaaatgttttaaccacaaatataaac tagttacacaccagagaacccacacaggggagaagcctttatcctgttcagaatgtgggaagtgttttaaccagAAAACAAATTtgtttaagcaccagagaactcacacaggggtgaagtaTTTTTCCtgcacagaatgtgggaaatattttaaccataaaTTTATTCTTGTtgcgcaccagagaactcacacaggggagaaacctttttcctgttcagcatgtgggaaatgttttgtgaatAAATCAAATcttcttagtcaccagagaactcacacaggggagaagcctttttcatgttcagaatgtgggaaatgttttaaccacaaacgtAATCTTGTtgtgcaccagagaactcacacaggggagaagcctttttcctgttcagcatgtgggaaatgttttacacagaaaccaaactttgttaagcaccagagagctcacacagtggagaaacctttttgctgttcagaatgtgggaagtgttttaagcataaatcagattttgttatgcaccagagaacccacacaggggagaagcctttttcatgttcagaatgtgggaaatgttttaaacagatatCAGATTTTGTTAGTCACAAAAGAATTCACAGTCGGGAGAAGCCTCTTTCATGTGattaa
- the LOC143790556 gene encoding uncharacterized protein LOC143790556 isoform X1 yields the protein MFPLIISSNCIITQDFYDVTSAHLLLIQVSTISDPLGEDLHKKIFLIYPSKMDMDREKMAEKILHLTLEILFRLTGEDYTVVKKTSSERCQDPVSEGWGRPLSPIMGPPPHPLIHEDINDQKILELTYKMIELLTGEVPIRCQDVAVYFSMEEWEYLAGHKDMYKDIMMEVPQPLTSPDLSSKRTTPERCSRPLLPQDCKQEDPNFPQDHQGEYLTHINTTETYVRGDECCKEEIPTYDYPDDCTRRSEGQLTSSIFKSDDLEIPQDATELNAMTSDIPSSLHSKVLSSDLLKQVLSPDLLLTTKENESHTISIKTQSAPKEKKSFSHSEYGNTINQRTHTAVVKHQRTHTGEKPFSCSECGKCFKQKSALVKHHRTHTGEKPFSCSECSKCFNEKSVLVKHQRTHTGEKPFSCSACGKCFNQKHKLVIHQRTHTGENAFSCSECGKCFNQKSYLHKHQRIHTGEKPYSCSECGKSFNEKSVLVKHQRTHTGEKPFSCSACGKCFIEKQKLVIHQRTHTGENAFSCSECGKCFNQKSYLLKHKRIHTVEKPYSCSECEKCFNHKYKLVTHQRTHTGEKPFPCSECGKCFNEKSVLVKHQRTHTGEKPFSCSECGKCFNQKHKLVIHQGTHTGENAFSCSECGKCFNQKSYLLKHQRIHTVEKPYSCSECEKCFNHKYKLVTHQRTHTGEKPFSCSECGKCFKHKTILFKHQRTHTGENPFSCSECGKCFNQKSALVTHHRTHTGEKPFSCSECGKCFNEKSGLVKHQRTHTGEKPFSCIACGKCFIEKQKLVIHQRTHTSENTFSCSECGKCFNQKSYLLKHQRIHTGEKPYSCSECGKCFNEKSDLVVHHRTHTGEKPFSCSECGKCFNHKYKLPYFLVYKTTGRIRRPPTFPYKIWNLGYARCIRLGSSYKPSHLIQRVVPRV from the exons ATGtttccccttattatctccagtaattgtattattacacaggatttttatgatgttacatcggctcatcttcttctcattcaggtctctacaatatcagatcctctcgGGGAAGATCTACATAAGAAAATTTTCCTGATTtatccatcaaagatggatatggacagagaaaaGATGGCAGAgaaaatattacacctcaccctagagatcctcttccggcttactggagag gattacacagtagtgaagaagacctctagtgagcgctgtcaggaccctgtgtctgagggatggggaagacccctgagcccaatcatgggtcctccacctcaccccctgatccatgaggacatcaatgaccagaagatcctagaactcacctacaagatgattgagctgctgactggagag gttcctataaggtgtcaggatgtcgccgtctatttctccatggaggagtgggagtatttagcaggacacaaagatatgtacaaggacatcatgatggaggttccccagcccctcacatcaccag atctatccagtaagaggacaacaccagagagatgttccCGTccgcttcttccacaggactgtaaacaagaagatcctaattttcctcaggatcatcag ggtgaatatctgacccatattaatactacagagacatatgtgaggggtgatgagtgttgtaaagaggagattcccacatatgactacccag atgactgcacccggagatcagagggacagctgacatcttcaatttttaaatcggaTGATCTTGAAATCCCACAGGATGCAACTGAATTGAATGCCATGActtcagatataccatcatcccttcacagcaaagttcTGTCATCTGatcttttgaaacaggtcctgtctcctGATTTATTACTGACTACAAAGGAAAATGAAAGTCACACAATAAGCATTAAAACACAATCTGCTCCTAAAGAAAAGAAGTCATTTTCacattcagaatatggaaataccataaaccaaagaacccacacagctgtggttaagcaccagagaacccacacaggggagaagccattttcctgttcagaatgtgggaaatgttttaaacagaaatcggctttggttaagcaccacagaacccacacaggggagaagccgttttcatgttcagaatgtagcaaatgttttaacgagaaatcagttttggttaagcaccagagaacccacacaggggagaagcctttttcctgttcagcatgtgggaaatgttttaaccagaaacacaagcttgttatacatcaaagaacccacacaggtgagaacgctttttcttgttcagaatgtgggaaatgttttaaccagaaatcatatttgcataagcaccagagaattcacacaggggagaagccttattcatgttcagaatgtgggaaatcttttaacgagaaatcagttttggttaagcaccagagaacccacacaggggagaagcctttttcctgttcagcatgtgggaaatgttttatcgagAAACAGAAGCTTGTTATacatcaaagaacccacacaggtgagaacgctttttcctgttcagaatgtgggaaatgttttaaccagaaatcatatttgcTTAAGCACAAGAGAATTCACACAGTtgagaagccttattcatgttcagaatgtgagaaatgttttaaccacaaatataaactagttacgcaccagagaacccacacaggggagaagccttttccctgttcagaatgtgggaaatgttttaacgagaaatcagttttggttaagcatcagagaacccacacaggggagaagcctttttcctgttcagaatgtgggaaatgttttaaccagaaacacAAGCTTGTTATACATCaaggaactcacacaggtgagaacgctttctcctgttcagaatgtgggaaatgttttaaccagaaatcatatttgcttaagcaccagagaattcacacagttgAGAAGCCttattcgtgttcagaatgtgagaaatgttttaaccacaaatataaactagttacacaccagagaacccacacaggggagaagcctttttcctgttcagaatgtgggaagtgttttaaacATAAAACTATTTtgtttaagcaccagagaactcacacaggggaaaatccattttcctgttcagaatgtgggaaatgttttaaccagaaatcggctttggttacgcaccacagaacccacacaggggagaagccgttttcatgttcagaatgtggcaaatgttttaacgagaaatcaggtttggttaagcaccagagaacccacacaggggagaagcctttttcctgtatagcatgtgggaaatgttttatcgagAAACAAAAGCTTGTTATACATCAAAGAACCCACACAAGTGAGAacactttttcctgttcagaatgtgggaaatgttttaaccagaaatcatatttgcttaagcaccagagaattcacacaggggagaagccttattcatgttcagaatgtgggaaatgttttaacgagaaatcagatttggttgtgcaccatagaactcacacaggggagaagcctttttcctgttcagaatgtgggaaatgttttaaccacaaatataaactaccgtattttctggtgtataagacgactgggcgtataagacgacccccaacttttccatataaaatatggaatttgggatatgcccgctgtataagactggggtcatcttataagcccagtcatcttatacagcgtgtggttcccagggtctga